In the genome of Triticum urartu cultivar G1812 chromosome 5, Tu2.1, whole genome shotgun sequence, one region contains:
- the LOC125508222 gene encoding uncharacterized protein LOC125508222 isoform X2, with amino-acid sequence MWRGRSQEHFHPILAVASGQDLKDELTLGGELTLNLWRCIHHMLSQKEKIIYCGWLDRFRGIFDPRFVASAQLNYNCVSVHPVDHMKLIFLTFPLQEELCRDAGETNWDYISTMMHPDVMGCRIDWVKKFMFLVNFMDCWPLYILDTEKKIMIVHEMTETDPACEMKIKHEALAKKFQHRFCTLFNDMFGAGLVETRGLSFVYPLVAQHGQCSSGVYILHYFVEFIRLYLQSTLTQAQIEHLRKKFAYEIVTMKGNNGDIPELLHDIIID; translated from the exons ATGTGGAGAGGACGTTCTCAAGAA CACTTCCATCCCATATTGGCGGTGGCATCTGGTCAGGACCTGAAGGATGAGCTCACTCTCGGTGGGGAGTTGACATTGAATTTGTGGAGGTGCATCCATCACATGCTTAGTCAGAAGGAGAAGATAATCTACTGCGGGTGGCTTGATAGGTTTAGGGGGATTTTTGATCCACGTTTTGTTGCAAGTGCACAGCTTAATTATAATTGTGTTTCTGTGCACCCGGTGGATCATATGAAGCTAATTTTTCTTACATTTCCATTGCAGGAAGAGCTTTGCAGGGATGCTGGTGAAACTAACTGGGATTACATTAGCACTATGATGCACCCTGATGTGATGGGATGTAGAATTGATTGGGTGAAGAAG TTCATGTTCCTGGTGAATTTCATGGATTGTTGGCCATTGTACATTCTGGATACGGAGAAGAAAATTATGATAGTCCATGAAATGACTGAGACCGATCCGGCGTGTGAGATGAAAATCAAACATGAGGCTTTAGCCAAGAAGTTCCAACATAGGTTCTGCACCTTATTCAACGACATGTTCGGTGCTGGCTTGGTTGAGACCCGTGGATTGTCGTTTGTGTATCCGTTGGTGGCTCAACATGGGCAATGCAGCAG TGGAGTGTATATCTTGCACTACTTCGTCGAGTTCATCAGACTCTACCTACAATCAACACTAACCCAG GCTCAGATCGAGCACTTGCGCAAGAAGTTTGCCTACGAAATAGTGACCATGAAGGGAAACAATGGGGATATTCCGGAGCTCTTACACGACATAATCATTGACTGA
- the LOC125508222 gene encoding uncharacterized protein LOC125508222 isoform X1, translating to MWRGRSQEHFHPILAVASGQDLKDELTLGGELTLNLWRCIHHMLSQKEKIIYCGWLDRFRGIFDPRFVASAQLNYNCVSVHPVDHMKLIFLTFPLQEELCRDAGETNWDYISTMMHPDVMGCRIDWVKKFMFLVNFMDCWPLYILDTEKKIMIVHEMTETDPACEMKIKHEALAKKFQHRFCTLFNDMFGAGLVETRGLSFVYPLVAQHGQCSRQWSVYLALLRRVHQTLPTINTNPGSDRALAQEVCLRNSDHEGKQWGYSGALTRHNH from the exons ATGTGGAGAGGACGTTCTCAAGAA CACTTCCATCCCATATTGGCGGTGGCATCTGGTCAGGACCTGAAGGATGAGCTCACTCTCGGTGGGGAGTTGACATTGAATTTGTGGAGGTGCATCCATCACATGCTTAGTCAGAAGGAGAAGATAATCTACTGCGGGTGGCTTGATAGGTTTAGGGGGATTTTTGATCCACGTTTTGTTGCAAGTGCACAGCTTAATTATAATTGTGTTTCTGTGCACCCGGTGGATCATATGAAGCTAATTTTTCTTACATTTCCATTGCAGGAAGAGCTTTGCAGGGATGCTGGTGAAACTAACTGGGATTACATTAGCACTATGATGCACCCTGATGTGATGGGATGTAGAATTGATTGGGTGAAGAAG TTCATGTTCCTGGTGAATTTCATGGATTGTTGGCCATTGTACATTCTGGATACGGAGAAGAAAATTATGATAGTCCATGAAATGACTGAGACCGATCCGGCGTGTGAGATGAAAATCAAACATGAGGCTTTAGCCAAGAAGTTCCAACATAGGTTCTGCACCTTATTCAACGACATGTTCGGTGCTGGCTTGGTTGAGACCCGTGGATTGTCGTTTGTGTATCCGTTGGTGGCTCAACATGGGCAATGCAGCAG ACAGTGGAGTGTATATCTTGCACTACTTCGTCGAGTTCATCAGACTCTACCTACAATCAACACTAACCCAG GCTCAGATCGAGCACTTGCGCAAGAAGTTTGCCTACGAAATAGTGACCATGAAGGGAAACAATGGGGATATTCCGGAGCTCTTACACGACATAATCATTGA
- the LOC125508222 gene encoding uncharacterized protein LOC125508222 isoform X3: MWRGRSQEDLKDELTLGGELTLNLWRCIHHMLSQKEKIIYCGWLDRFRGIFDPRFVASAQLNYNCVSVHPVDHMKLIFLTFPLQEELCRDAGETNWDYISTMMHPDVMGCRIDWVKKFMFLVNFMDCWPLYILDTEKKIMIVHEMTETDPACEMKIKHEALAKKFQHRFCTLFNDMFGAGLVETRGLSFVYPLVAQHGQCSRQWSVYLALLRRVHQTLPTINTNPGSDRALAQEVCLRNSDHEGKQWGYSGALTRHNH, from the exons ATGTGGAGAGGACGTTCTCAAGAA GACCTGAAGGATGAGCTCACTCTCGGTGGGGAGTTGACATTGAATTTGTGGAGGTGCATCCATCACATGCTTAGTCAGAAGGAGAAGATAATCTACTGCGGGTGGCTTGATAGGTTTAGGGGGATTTTTGATCCACGTTTTGTTGCAAGTGCACAGCTTAATTATAATTGTGTTTCTGTGCACCCGGTGGATCATATGAAGCTAATTTTTCTTACATTTCCATTGCAGGAAGAGCTTTGCAGGGATGCTGGTGAAACTAACTGGGATTACATTAGCACTATGATGCACCCTGATGTGATGGGATGTAGAATTGATTGGGTGAAGAAG TTCATGTTCCTGGTGAATTTCATGGATTGTTGGCCATTGTACATTCTGGATACGGAGAAGAAAATTATGATAGTCCATGAAATGACTGAGACCGATCCGGCGTGTGAGATGAAAATCAAACATGAGGCTTTAGCCAAGAAGTTCCAACATAGGTTCTGCACCTTATTCAACGACATGTTCGGTGCTGGCTTGGTTGAGACCCGTGGATTGTCGTTTGTGTATCCGTTGGTGGCTCAACATGGGCAATGCAGCAG ACAGTGGAGTGTATATCTTGCACTACTTCGTCGAGTTCATCAGACTCTACCTACAATCAACACTAACCCAG GCTCAGATCGAGCACTTGCGCAAGAAGTTTGCCTACGAAATAGTGACCATGAAGGGAAACAATGGGGATATTCCGGAGCTCTTACACGACATAATCATTGA
- the LOC125508222 gene encoding uncharacterized protein LOC125508222 isoform X4, whose protein sequence is MWRGRSQEEELCRDAGETNWDYISTMMHPDVMGCRIDWVKKFMFLVNFMDCWPLYILDTEKKIMIVHEMTETDPACEMKIKHEALAKKFQHRFCTLFNDMFGAGLVETRGLSFVYPLVAQHGQCSRQWSVYLALLRRVHQTLPTINTNPGSDRALAQEVCLRNSDHEGKQWGYSGALTRHNH, encoded by the exons ATGTGGAGAGGACGTTCTCAAGAA GAAGAGCTTTGCAGGGATGCTGGTGAAACTAACTGGGATTACATTAGCACTATGATGCACCCTGATGTGATGGGATGTAGAATTGATTGGGTGAAGAAG TTCATGTTCCTGGTGAATTTCATGGATTGTTGGCCATTGTACATTCTGGATACGGAGAAGAAAATTATGATAGTCCATGAAATGACTGAGACCGATCCGGCGTGTGAGATGAAAATCAAACATGAGGCTTTAGCCAAGAAGTTCCAACATAGGTTCTGCACCTTATTCAACGACATGTTCGGTGCTGGCTTGGTTGAGACCCGTGGATTGTCGTTTGTGTATCCGTTGGTGGCTCAACATGGGCAATGCAGCAG ACAGTGGAGTGTATATCTTGCACTACTTCGTCGAGTTCATCAGACTCTACCTACAATCAACACTAACCCAG GCTCAGATCGAGCACTTGCGCAAGAAGTTTGCCTACGAAATAGTGACCATGAAGGGAAACAATGGGGATATTCCGGAGCTCTTACACGACATAATCATTGA